In Pengzhenrongella sicca, a single genomic region encodes these proteins:
- a CDS encoding EamA family transporter produces MPSPTSPPARASARVGTGLAVGSMLCVQLGLAASIGLVDDLGPAGVAWLRLGWAGVIFLLLVRPRPWTMSRRGLRASVLLGVVTAGVTLLFMAAVSRLPLGTASALEFLGPLGVAVAHSPGLRKLVWPVLAGLGVLLMTEPWLGKVDAVGVGFALGAAVCWAAYIVLTQRVGDEVSGLRGLAISMPVAALVATVVAAPSTVGSLTWPLVAAGLGLAILLPTVPFTFELLALRRLTTAAFGTLMSLEPAIALLIGLVFLQQQPGLVPVLGIAFVVAAGIGAERSGARPDAAIAPTTRAGS; encoded by the coding sequence ATGCCCTCGCCCACGAGCCCGCCCGCCCGGGCATCCGCCCGCGTCGGCACCGGCCTCGCGGTCGGCTCGATGCTCTGCGTCCAGCTCGGTCTCGCCGCGTCCATCGGCCTGGTCGACGACCTCGGGCCGGCGGGCGTCGCGTGGCTGCGGCTCGGTTGGGCGGGCGTCATCTTCCTGCTGCTCGTGCGTCCGCGGCCGTGGACGATGTCCCGCCGCGGCCTGCGCGCGAGCGTCCTGCTCGGCGTCGTGACCGCCGGGGTCACCCTGCTGTTCATGGCGGCCGTGTCCAGGTTGCCGCTCGGGACGGCGAGCGCGCTCGAGTTCCTCGGGCCGCTCGGGGTCGCGGTCGCGCACAGCCCCGGCCTGCGCAAGCTGGTCTGGCCGGTGCTCGCCGGGCTCGGGGTGCTGCTGATGACCGAGCCGTGGCTCGGCAAGGTCGACGCCGTCGGCGTCGGCTTCGCGCTCGGCGCGGCGGTGTGCTGGGCCGCGTACATCGTGCTGACCCAGCGGGTCGGGGACGAGGTGTCGGGGCTGCGGGGCCTGGCGATCTCGATGCCGGTGGCGGCGCTCGTCGCGACGGTCGTCGCGGCCCCGAGCACGGTCGGCTCGCTGACCTGGCCCCTCGTGGCCGCGGGCCTTGGCCTCGCGATCCTCCTGCCCACCGTGCCGTTCACGTTCGAGCTGCTCGCGCTGCGCCGGCTGACCACGGCCGCGTTCGGCACGCTCATGAGCCTCGAGCCCGCCATCGCGCTGCTGATCGGTCTGGTCTTCCTCCAGCAGCAGCCGGGCCTCGTGCCGGTGCTCGGCATCGCCTTCGTGGTCGCCGCCGGGATCGGTGCCGAGCGCAGCGGCGCGCGACCCGACGCCGCGATCGCGCCGACGACGCGCGCCGGGTCCTAA